The Camelus dromedarius isolate mCamDro1 chromosome 8, mCamDro1.pat, whole genome shotgun sequence genome includes a window with the following:
- the RGR gene encoding RPE-retinal G protein-coupled receptor isoform X3, which translates to MAESRALPTGFGELEVLAVGTVLLVEALSGLSLNSLTILSFCKTPELRTPNHLLVLSLALADSGISLNALIAATSSLLRRWPYGSEGCQAHGFQGFVTALASICSSAAIAWGRYHHYCTRSRLDWNTAVSLVFFVWLSSTCWAALPLLGWGHYDYEPLGTCCTLDYSRGDRNFTSFLFTMAFFNFLLPVFITVISYRLMEQKLGKAGRPPVPALIAKTVPTINAINYALGSEMVHRGIWQCLSPQRRQRDREQ; encoded by the exons ATGGCAGAGTCCAGGGCCCTGCCCACCGGTTTCGGGGAGCTGGAGGTGCTGGCTGTGGGGACGGTGCTGCTGGTGGAAG CTCTCTCCGGTCTCAGCCTCAATAGCCTGACCATCCTCTCTTTCTGCAAGACCCCGGAGCTGCGGACTCCCAACCACCTGCTGGTGCTGAGCTTGGCCCTGGCGGACAGCGGGATCAGCCTGAACGCCCTCATTGCAGCCACATCCAGCCTCCTCCG GCGCTGGCCCTACGGCTCAGAGGGCTGCCAGGCTCACGGCTTCCAGGGCTTTGTGACGGCGTTGGCCAGCATCTGCAGCAGCGCAGCCATCGCCTGGGGGCGCTATCACCACTACTGCACCC GCAGCCGACTGGACTGGAACACAGCCGTCTCCCTGGTGTTCTTTGTGTGGCTGTCTTCCACCTGCtgggcagccctgcccctcctgggcTGGGGCCACTATGACTATGAGCCGCTGGGGACGTGCTGCACCCTGGACTATTCCAGGGGAGACAG AAATTTCACCAGCTTCCTCTTCACCATGGCCTTTTTCAACTTCCTCCTGCCCGTCTTCATCACGGTCATATCCTATCGGCTCATGGAACAGAAACTCGGGAAGGCTGGCCGTCCCCCG GTGCCTGCTCTCATCGCCAAAACAGTGCCCACGATCAACGCAATCAACTACGCCCTGGGCAGTGAGATGGTGCACAGGGGAATCTGGCAGTGCCTCTCGCCGCAGAGGAGACAGCGGGACCGAGAGCAGTGA
- the LRIT2 gene encoding leucine-rich repeat, immunoglobulin-like domain and transmembrane domain-containing protein 2, which translates to MASVSHCFLLVLVFLDSLAAQPSCLPGCTCSEESFGRTLQCMSFSLGKIPRNLPEEFKQVRIENSPLFELPRGSFINMSTLEYLWLNFNNVTVIHVGALEHLSELKELRLEGNKLRSVPWTAFHATPLLRVLDLKHNWIDVLPELALQFLGNLTYLDLSSNRVTVVSKSVFLNWPAYQKHRQPGCGAEILSSMVLALHDNPWLCDCRLRGLVQFVKSISLPLILVNPYLMCRGPLSKAGQIFQETELSTCLKPQMSTPSANVSIQVGQNVTLQCLAQANPLPAIAWTYPLSMWRKFDGLLRGKQLVPMLTSSTAEDAAVSELVIPAAHLVDRGNYTCVASNSIGRSTLVIALHVQPAQAPHSLFSPSEGNAYVDLRVVKQTVRGILLEWFAAADTPEKWFTLYIASDEALRKEVVHVGPGINTYAVDDLLPGTKYEACLSLGGQPPRQGRCVVFVTGRDHGGLEGRERLLHTTVVLCAVLLAVPVGAYVWAAQAPCSCREWGLCCCPHHTKAPRCPRAVPQHRDGSYRDHTAVSEDGLGYRDAEGVGDKEKDGEGDSG; encoded by the exons ATGGCTTCAGTTTCTCACTGTTTCCTGCTAGTTCTGGTCTTTCTGGATTCACTTGCCGCTCAGCCATCCTGTCTGCCAGGATGTACCTGCTCAGAGGAGAGTTTTGGCAG GACTCTGCAGTGCATGTCGTTCTCTTTGGGAAAAATTCCAAGGAACCTTCCTGAAGAGTTCAAGCAAGTGAGAATTGAAAATTCACCCTTATTTGAACTGCCTCGAGGGTCCTTCATCAACATGAGCACCTTGGAGTACCTTTGGCTCAATTTTAACAATGTCACTGTGATCCACGTGGGAGCCCTGGAGCACCTGTCAGAACTGAAAGAACTGAGACTGGAAGGGAACAAACTCCGTTCAGTACCATGGACAGCGTTCCACGCCACCCCACTCCTAAGGGTCTTAGATCTCAAACACAACTGGATTGATGTCCTCCCTGAACTAGCTCTTCAGTTCTTGGGCAACCTGACCTACCTTGACCTATCCTCCAATAGGGTTACAGTTGTATCCAAGAGTGTCTTCCTGAACTGGCCAGCCTACCAGAAACACCGGCAGCCTGGCTGTGGGGCTGAGATTCTCTCCAGCATGGTGCTGGCGCTGCATGACAACCCCTGGCTATGTGACTGTCGCCTAAGGGGACTTGTCCAGTTTGTAAAGTCCATCAGCCTTCCACTCATCCTGGTGAATCCCTACCTGATGTGCCGAGGTCCTCTCTCCAAGGCAGGGCAGATTTTTCAGGAAACAGAGCTCAGTACTTGCCTGAAGCCTCAGATGTCAACTCCCAGTGCCAATGTCAGCATCCAGGTGGGACAGAATGTGACCCTGCAATGCTTGGCACAAGCTAACCCCTTACCAGCTATTGCATGGACTTATcccctgagcatgtggagaaaatttgaTG GGTTGCTGAGAGGCAAACAGTTGGTACCAA TGTTGACTTCGTCCACTGCAGAAGATGCTGCTGTGTCAGAGCTGGTCATACCTGCTGCCCACCTGGTAGACAGGGGCAATTACACCTGTGTGGCCTCCAACTCCATCGGCAGGAGCACCCTTGTCATTGCCCTCCACGTCCAGCCCGCCCAGGCAcctcattctcttttctccccctcGGAGGGCAATGCCTATGTTGACCTGCGTGTGGTCAAGCAGACAGTACGTGGGATCCTGCTGGAGTGGTTTGCAGCAGCCGACACCCCTGAGAAGTGGTTCACCCTCTACATTGCATCAGATGAAGCCCTTAGGAAGGAGGTGGTCCATGTCGGCCCAGGAATCAACACCTACGCTGTGGATGACCTCCTCCCTGGCACAAAATACGAGGCATGTCTTAGTCTGGGGGGCCAGCCCCCACGCCAAGGCCGGTGTGTGGTGTTTGTGACTGGCAGAGACCATGGTGGGCTGGAGGGGCGGGAGCGCCTCCTGCACACCACGGTGGTCCTGTGCGCTGTGCTGCTCGCAGTGCCCGTGGGCGCCTACGTCTGGGCAGCTCAGGCCCCCTGCAGCTGCAGGGAGTGGGGCCTGTGCTGCTGTCCTCATCACACGAAAGCCCCCAGGTGCCCCCGTGCCGTCCCGCAGCACAGGGATGGCTCCTATAGAGACCACACAGCTGTCAGTGAGGACGGCCTAGGGTATAGAGatgctgagggggtgggggacaaggAGAAAGATGGAGAGGGCGATAGT
- the LRIT1 gene encoding leucine-rich repeat, immunoglobulin-like domain and transmembrane domain-containing protein 1: MRVAVGMLWLLALGGLPLARDACPSQCSCSLHVLGDGSKARTVVCNDPDMTLPPASVPPDTSRLRLERTAIRRVPGDAFKPLGRLEQLWLPYNALSELSALMLRGLRRLRELRMPGNRLAAFPWAALRDAPQLRLLDLQANCLLAVPPEAARFLGNLTFLDLSSNQLLRLPQELLATWARLQAGPFLPGHHARLVLGLQDNPWVCDCRLYDLVHFLEGWAPNLAFIEARLRCASPRSLAGVAFSQLELRKCQSPELRPGVASIRSPLGSAVLLRCGATGVPGPEMSWSRANGHPLNGTVHQEVSGDGTSWTLLGLPAVSHLDSGDYICQAKNFLGASETLISLVVTEPQTSTEHSGSPGALWARTGGGAEAAAYNKMVARHVPHIPEPAAPATGPPVPNMKEQLTLQHFQMGAPGEHLDVQAGPQEAQRVSALKVVGDTYQSVTLVWKAPQAGNTTAFSVLYAVFGQRDMRRVVVQPGKTSVTLRGLVPKLKYVACVCVRGLVPRKEQCVIFSTDEVADAEGTQRLINVVVISVAAVIALPLTLLVCCGALRRRWRKCRTGGAAEATGAYVTLERLGHSEDGSEELSQQSLSEADRLLSARSSLDSQALGTRAGRRINEYFC; the protein is encoded by the exons ATGAGGGTGGCAGTGGGCATGCTCTGGCTCCTGGCCCTTGGAGGGCTCCCCCTGGCCCGGGACGCCTGCCCCTCTCAGTGCAGCTGCAGCCTCCACGTCCTGGGCGATGGCAGCAAAGCCAG GACGGTGGTGTGCAACGACCCTGACATGACCCTGCCTCCCGCGTCTGTCCCTCCGGACACCTCCAGACTGCGCCTGGAGCGAACGGCCATTCGCAGGGTGCCCGGGGATGCCTTCAAGCCGCTGGGCCGCCTGGAGCAGCTGTGGCTGCCCTACAACGCCCTCAGCGAGCTCAGCGCCCTGATGCTGAGGGGCCTCCGCCGCCTGCGCGAGCTGCGCATGCCCGGGAACCGCCTGGCCGCCTTCCCCTGGGCGGCGCTCAGGGACGCTCCCCAGCTGCGGCTGCTGGACCTGCAGGCCAACTGCCTGTTGGCTGTGCCGCCGGAGGCCGCGCGCTTCCTGGGGAACCTCACCTTCCTCGACCTCTCCAGCAACCAGCTGCTGAGGCTCCCGCAGGAGCTGCTCGCCACCTGGGCTCGCCTGCAGGCCGGACCCTTCCTTCCCGGCCACCACGCCAGGCTGGTCCTAG GGCTGCAGGACAACCCCTGGGTGTGTGACTGCCGACTCTATGACCTGGTCCATTTCCTGGAGGGCTGGGCCCCAAACCTGGCCTTCATAGAGGCCAGACTGAGGTGTGCCAGTCCGCGCAGCCTGGCCGGAGTCGCCTTCAGCCAGCTGGAACTGAGGAAGTGCCAGAGTCCGGAGCTCCGTCCGGGGGTGGCCAGCATCAGGTCCCCTTTGGGCAGCGCAGTATTGCTACGTTGTGGGGCCACCGGGGTCCCTGGGCCCGAGATGAGCTGGAGCAGGGCCAACGGGCACCCACTCAACGGTACAG TGCACCAGGAAGTCTCCGGTGACGGCACGAGCTGGACTCTGCTGGGCCTGCCTGCCGTGTCCCACCTTGACTCTGGAGACTACATCTGCCAGGCCAAGAACTTCCTGGGAGCCTCTGAGACTCTCATCTCCCTGGTCGTCACTGAGCCCCAGACGTCCACGGAACACAGCGGGAGCCCAGGAGCACTCTGGGCAAGGACAGGTGGAGGGGCAGAAGCTGCTGCCTACAATAAGATGGTGGCCAGGCACGTCCCCCACATCCCCGAGCCTGCTGCCCCGGCCACTGGGCCCCCTGTGCCCAACATGAAGGAGCAACTGACCCTCCAGCACTTCCAGATGGGGGCCCCAGGAGAGCACTTGGATGTGCAGGCAGGACCCCAGGAGGCCCAGAGGGTGAGCGCTCTCAAGGTGGTGGGAGACACTTACCAGAGCGTGACCTTGGTGTGGAAGGCCCCCCAGGCTGGGAACACAACTGCCTTCAGTGTCCTGTACGCGGTCTTCGGGCAGCGCGACATGCGGCGGGTGGTCGTGCAGCCTGGGAAGACCAGCGTCACCCTCCGCGGGCTGGTACCCAAGCTCAAGTACGTGGCGTGCGTCTGCGTGCGGGGCCTGGTGCCCCGGAAGGAGCAGTGCGTCATCTTCTCCACCGACGAGGTGGCGGACGCCGAGGGCACCCAGCGGCTCATCAACGTGGTGGTGATCAGCGTGGCCGCCGTCATCGCCCTGCCCCTCACGCTGCTCGTCTGCTGCGGCGCGCTCCGGAGGCGCTGGCGCAAGTGCCGCACCGGGGGCGCCGCCGAGGCCACAGGTGCCTACGTCACCCTGGAGAGGCTGGGCCACAGCGAGGACGGCTCGGAGGAGCTGTCCCAGCAGAGCCTCAGCGAGGCCGACAGGCTCCTCTCCGCCCGTTCCAGCCTGGACTCTCAGGCTCTGGGGACCAGGGCGGGCCGACGGATCAACGAGTACTTCTGCTGA
- the RGR gene encoding RPE-retinal G protein-coupled receptor isoform X1: protein MAESRALPTGFGELEVLAVGTVLLVEALSGLSLNSLTILSFCKTPELRTPNHLLVLSLALADSGISLNALIAATSSLLRRWPYGSEGCQAHGFQGFVTALASICSSAAIAWGRYHHYCTRSRLDWNTAVSLVFFVWLSSTCWAALPLLGWGHYDYEPLGTCCTLDYSRGDRNFTSFLFTMAFFNFLLPVFITVISYRLMEQKLGKAGRPPVNTILPARTLLLCWGPYALLYLYAAIADVTSIPLKLQMVPALIAKTVPTINAINYALGSEMVHRGIWQCLSPQRRQRDREQ from the exons ATGGCAGAGTCCAGGGCCCTGCCCACCGGTTTCGGGGAGCTGGAGGTGCTGGCTGTGGGGACGGTGCTGCTGGTGGAAG CTCTCTCCGGTCTCAGCCTCAATAGCCTGACCATCCTCTCTTTCTGCAAGACCCCGGAGCTGCGGACTCCCAACCACCTGCTGGTGCTGAGCTTGGCCCTGGCGGACAGCGGGATCAGCCTGAACGCCCTCATTGCAGCCACATCCAGCCTCCTCCG GCGCTGGCCCTACGGCTCAGAGGGCTGCCAGGCTCACGGCTTCCAGGGCTTTGTGACGGCGTTGGCCAGCATCTGCAGCAGCGCAGCCATCGCCTGGGGGCGCTATCACCACTACTGCACCC GCAGCCGACTGGACTGGAACACAGCCGTCTCCCTGGTGTTCTTTGTGTGGCTGTCTTCCACCTGCtgggcagccctgcccctcctgggcTGGGGCCACTATGACTATGAGCCGCTGGGGACGTGCTGCACCCTGGACTATTCCAGGGGAGACAG AAATTTCACCAGCTTCCTCTTCACCATGGCCTTTTTCAACTTCCTCCTGCCCGTCTTCATCACGGTCATATCCTATCGGCTCATGGAACAGAAACTCGGGAAGGCTGGCCGTCCCCCG GTGAACACCATCCTGCCGGCCAGGACGCTGCTGCTCTGCTGGGGCCCCTACGCCCTCCTGTACCTGTACGCAGCCATCGCGGACGTGACCTCCATCCCCCTCAAGCTGCAGATG GTGCCTGCTCTCATCGCCAAAACAGTGCCCACGATCAACGCAATCAACTACGCCCTGGGCAGTGAGATGGTGCACAGGGGAATCTGGCAGTGCCTCTCGCCGCAGAGGAGACAGCGGGACCGAGAGCAGTGA
- the RGR gene encoding RPE-retinal G protein-coupled receptor isoform X2 has product MAESRALPTGFGELEVLAVGTVLLVEALSGLSLNSLTILSFCKTPELRTPNHLLVLSLALADSGISLNALIAATSSLLRVAHRRWPYGSEGCQAHGFQGFVTALASICSSAAIAWGRYHHYCTRSRLDWNTAVSLVFFVWLSSTCWAALPLLGWGHYDYEPLGTCCTLDYSRGDRNFTSFLFTMAFFNFLLPVFITVISYRLMEQKLGKAGRPPVNTILPARTLLLCWGPYALLYLYAAIADVTSIPLKLQMVPALIAKTVPTINAINYALGSEMVHRGIWQCLSPQRRQRDREQ; this is encoded by the exons ATGGCAGAGTCCAGGGCCCTGCCCACCGGTTTCGGGGAGCTGGAGGTGCTGGCTGTGGGGACGGTGCTGCTGGTGGAAG CTCTCTCCGGTCTCAGCCTCAATAGCCTGACCATCCTCTCTTTCTGCAAGACCCCGGAGCTGCGGACTCCCAACCACCTGCTGGTGCTGAGCTTGGCCCTGGCGGACAGCGGGATCAGCCTGAACGCCCTCATTGCAGCCACATCCAGCCTCCT CCGTGTCGCCCACAGGCGCTGGCCCTACGGCTCAGAGGGCTGCCAGGCTCACGGCTTCCAGGGCTTTGTGACGGCGTTGGCCAGCATCTGCAGCAGCGCAGCCATCGCCTGGGGGCGCTATCACCACTACTGCACCC GCAGCCGACTGGACTGGAACACAGCCGTCTCCCTGGTGTTCTTTGTGTGGCTGTCTTCCACCTGCtgggcagccctgcccctcctgggcTGGGGCCACTATGACTATGAGCCGCTGGGGACGTGCTGCACCCTGGACTATTCCAGGGGAGACAG AAATTTCACCAGCTTCCTCTTCACCATGGCCTTTTTCAACTTCCTCCTGCCCGTCTTCATCACGGTCATATCCTATCGGCTCATGGAACAGAAACTCGGGAAGGCTGGCCGTCCCCCG GTGAACACCATCCTGCCGGCCAGGACGCTGCTGCTCTGCTGGGGCCCCTACGCCCTCCTGTACCTGTACGCAGCCATCGCGGACGTGACCTCCATCCCCCTCAAGCTGCAGATG GTGCCTGCTCTCATCGCCAAAACAGTGCCCACGATCAACGCAATCAACTACGCCCTGGGCAGTGAGATGGTGCACAGGGGAATCTGGCAGTGCCTCTCGCCGCAGAGGAGACAGCGGGACCGAGAGCAGTGA